The Pseudomonadota bacterium region GCCCTGGCCCACCAGGTCATGTCACCGCCCGAGAAGGAGGTCACGCGCGCCAAGCGCGTCTTGGAGGCCTTGAAGGAGGCCGCCGCGGCCGGCATGGGTGCGGCCCAGCTCGATGGCCGGATGATCGACGCGGCCTCGGCGCGCATGGCCGAGAACATCGTCAACACCGATAACGCCATCCAGGCGAAGCGCGCGTCCACGGCCTAGCACACGGGGGAGGACATCCATGGACATCCACGAATACCAAGCGAAAGAGTTACTGAAGGACTTCGGCGTCCCTGTGCCGGCCGGCGGCCTTGCCTACAGCCCCGAGCAGGCCGTGTACCGGGCCAAGGAGATCGGCGGCGATCGCTGGGTCGTCAAGGCCCAGATCCACTCAGGTGCGCGCGGCAGGGCCGGCGGCATCAAGGTGTGCAGTAACGACCACGAGATCTGGCAGGCCGCCGAGGACCTGCTCGGCAGCCGCCTGATCACCCATCAGACGGGTCCGCGCGGCAAGATTGTGCACCGCCTCTATGTCGAGGCCGCCACCGCCATCGACCGGGAGATCTATCTGGGCTTCGTCCTGGACCGGCAGTCGGAGCGCGTCATGGTGGTGGCCTCGGGCGAGGGCGGCATGGAGATCGAGGAGATCGCGGTCCAGCGGCCGCAGTCCATCCTGCGCCAGTCGGTCGAGCCCGCGGTCGGCATGCAGGACTTCCAATGTCGTGAGCTGGCCTTCGGCCTCAAGCTCCCGCCGGCGCTCACCAGCCAGGCGGTCTCGACCATCCAGGGCTGCTACCGGGCGCTGCGCGACCTCGACGCCACCATGGTCGAGATCAACCCGCTGGTCATGACCAAGGACGGACGTTTGTTCGCCCTCGATGCCAAGATGGCCTTCGACGACAACGCCCTGTTCAGGCGTTCGAGCGTCGCGGAGTTGCGCGACAAGTCCCAGGAGGACCCGCGCGAGATGGCCGCCGCCGATCGGGGTCTGAGCTATGTCGGCCTCGACGGTAACATCGGCTGCATCATCAACGGCGCGGGGCTCGCGATGGCGACCATGGACATGATCATGCACGCCGGTGGCGAGCCCGCCAATTTCCTCGACATCGGCGGCGGGGCCTCGCCCGAGCGCGTCGCCAAGGCCTTCAACCTGGTGCTCTCCGACGAAAAGGTGCAGA contains the following coding sequences:
- a CDS encoding malate--CoA ligase subunit beta, with protein sequence MDIHEYQAKELLKDFGVPVPAGGLAYSPEQAVYRAKEIGGDRWVVKAQIHSGARGRAGGIKVCSNDHEIWQAAEDLLGSRLITHQTGPRGKIVHRLYVEAATAIDREIYLGFVLDRQSERVMVVASGEGGMEIEEIAVQRPQSILRQSVEPAVGMQDFQCRELAFGLKLPPALTSQAVSTIQGCYRALRDLDATMVEINPLVMTKDGRLFALDAKMAFDDNALFRRSSVAELRDKSQEDPREMAAADRGLSYVGLDGNIGCIINGAGLAMATMDMIMHAGGEPANFLDIGGGASPERVAKAFNLVLSDEKVQTILVNIFAGINRCDWVAEGVVQAVKKIDLKIPLVVRLAGTNVEEGRKILKDSGLPLIMAETLAEAAGKAVAVWKKTRAPA